One Jeotgalibaca porci genomic region harbors:
- a CDS encoding glycerophosphodiester phosphodiesterase — translation MRTLILGHRGSKGTAPENTLISFKKALLTGCDGLELDVHLSKDGIPVVIHDETVDRTTNAKGLVSSFTLKELKQMDAGKWFNRTFQGEKVPTLEEVLVLLSEENFTGLLNIELKTDRIPYENIEATVLNLVKTFQPAYKVVYSSFNYETLERLTAQDAKAAFGVLFGKMGLEADQLSNGLPVQAWHGRYTLINRMIQANKNKLPLRLWTVNSYFDLGYCLSKKVDTIITDYPGRAMKVRKRIQGE, via the coding sequence ATGCGGACACTTATTTTAGGTCACCGTGGCAGTAAAGGTACTGCGCCGGAAAATACACTCATATCCTTTAAGAAAGCTCTCTTAACAGGGTGTGATGGATTAGAGTTAGATGTTCATCTCTCTAAAGACGGTATACCTGTCGTGATTCATGATGAAACGGTAGACCGTACTACCAATGCGAAAGGTCTTGTTTCTTCTTTTACATTGAAAGAGTTGAAACAGATGGATGCAGGCAAGTGGTTCAATCGGACCTTTCAAGGAGAAAAAGTACCCACATTAGAAGAAGTCCTTGTATTATTATCCGAAGAGAACTTTACCGGGCTTTTAAATATTGAACTAAAAACTGATCGCATTCCGTATGAAAACATTGAAGCAACGGTCTTGAATTTAGTTAAAACCTTTCAACCAGCTTATAAGGTTGTTTATTCAAGTTTTAACTATGAGACTCTTGAGCGCCTAACAGCGCAAGATGCAAAGGCTGCATTTGGTGTTTTATTTGGAAAAATGGGACTTGAAGCAGATCAACTGTCAAACGGTCTTCCTGTTCAAGCTTGGCATGGAAGATATACGTTGATTAATCGTATGATTCAGGCGAATAAGAATAAATTGCCCTTACGTTTATGGACCGTTAATAGTTACTTCGATTTAGGTTACTGTTTGAGTAAAAAAGTCGATACAATTATTACCGATTATCCAGGAAGAGCAATGAAAGTGAGGAAAAGAATTCAAGGTGAGTAA
- the recN gene encoding DNA repair protein RecN, with protein sequence MLQELAIKNFAIIDALTISFDGGMTVLTGETGAGKSIIIDAVGLLAGGRASSDLIRHGENKTVVQGLFEMPDTPYLFDLMNDYGITPDRDQVVLQRELSNNGKNVTRVNGTLVTVAVLREIASHLIDIHGQNEHQELMNPQKHLYLLDQFGDESLAALLHAYEESYAEYQQIQTERSNLMLDEQQNIQRIDLLTFQINEIEQANLTDDNEEAALIEERNLLANYQRILQGLTTLYAVLQGDEGNVIDQVGIGLEAIQRIESFGKNYQDLATNISESFYQLQDAAATIRNEMDEMSYDEGRLNEIELRLETLKQLKRKYGSTIKEIKAYYEAIVVELDMISNKESYLNQLQKRYDKAYVILIQVGADLTKKRREMGRKLEIEVQNQLKELYMDKATFQVVFKEQEAIRSNGLHDVEFYIAPNVGEPPKPLAKIASGGELSRMMLAMKTIFTQTQGITSIIFDEVDTGVSGRVAQAIANKIHVVSEHSQVLCITHLAQVAAISDQHFFIEKAVIEERTYTHVEKITGTKRTAEIARMLAGTEITDLSIAHAEELLNLAKKEK encoded by the coding sequence ATGTTACAAGAATTAGCAATTAAAAATTTCGCGATCATTGACGCTTTGACTATTAGCTTTGATGGCGGTATGACTGTTCTGACAGGAGAAACGGGTGCCGGTAAATCCATTATTATTGATGCTGTTGGCTTATTGGCAGGTGGAAGAGCAAGTTCAGACTTGATTCGACACGGTGAAAATAAGACGGTCGTTCAAGGGCTATTTGAGATGCCGGATACCCCGTATTTATTTGACTTGATGAATGACTACGGTATTACTCCCGATCGTGATCAAGTGGTTCTTCAAAGAGAACTGAGTAACAACGGAAAAAATGTTACCCGCGTAAACGGGACACTTGTAACAGTTGCTGTTCTACGTGAGATAGCAAGTCATTTAATCGATATCCATGGTCAAAACGAACACCAAGAACTTATGAATCCACAGAAACATTTGTATTTACTGGATCAGTTTGGTGATGAATCATTAGCTGCTTTATTGCATGCATATGAAGAAAGCTATGCGGAGTATCAACAAATTCAAACAGAACGTTCTAACTTGATGTTGGATGAACAGCAAAATATTCAGCGAATTGATTTGCTTACGTTCCAAATTAATGAAATTGAACAGGCCAATTTGACTGATGATAACGAAGAAGCTGCATTGATAGAAGAGCGTAATCTATTAGCTAACTATCAACGTATTTTACAAGGTCTGACAACTTTATATGCTGTGCTACAAGGTGATGAAGGCAATGTAATTGATCAAGTCGGTATTGGTTTGGAAGCTATTCAACGCATTGAATCCTTTGGTAAGAATTATCAAGATTTAGCTACCAATATTTCAGAATCATTCTATCAGTTGCAAGATGCAGCTGCCACAATCCGAAATGAAATGGATGAAATGAGCTACGATGAAGGCCGCTTGAATGAGATTGAGTTACGTTTAGAAACATTAAAACAATTAAAGCGGAAATATGGTTCTACTATTAAAGAAATAAAGGCTTATTACGAAGCAATTGTGGTTGAACTGGACATGATTTCGAATAAAGAGAGCTATTTGAATCAATTACAAAAACGCTATGACAAAGCCTACGTTATTTTAATACAAGTGGGAGCAGACTTGACTAAGAAGCGCCGTGAAATGGGTCGGAAACTCGAAATCGAGGTGCAAAATCAATTGAAAGAGCTGTATATGGACAAGGCAACATTCCAAGTCGTTTTTAAAGAGCAAGAAGCGATTCGTTCCAATGGGCTGCATGACGTTGAATTTTACATCGCACCGAACGTAGGGGAACCGCCAAAACCACTTGCCAAGATAGCCAGTGGGGGAGAACTCTCACGGATGATGTTGGCAATGAAGACAATCTTTACTCAGACACAAGGGATTACCAGTATCATCTTTGATGAAGTGGATACCGGAGTCAGTGGCAGGGTTGCGCAAGCAATTGCCAATAAAATACATGTGGTATCTGAACACTCACAAGTATTGTGTATTACGCACTTGGCGCAAGTTGCTGCAATCAGCGATCAACACTTCTTTATTGAAAAAGCAGTTATTGAAGAAAGAACGTATACGCACGTTGAGAAGATTACAGGCACAAAACGAACCGCGGAGATTGCCCGTATGTTGGCAGGTACAGAAATTACCGACCTGTCCATTGCTCATGCGGAGGAACTGCTAAATTTAGCCAAAAAAGAAAAGTAA
- the efp gene encoding elongation factor P, giving the protein MISVNDFKTGLTIELDGGLWKVIDFQHVKPGKGAAFVRSKLKNLRSGAVQEKTFRAGEKVGRAHIENRKMQYLYATPDSYVFMDTDNYEQVELQAVQIEDELNYLLENMEVHLIMYGDETLGVSLPNTVTLLVEETEPGIKGDTASGGSKPAKMETGLMVNVPFFVNAGDKLVINTEDGSYVSRGQ; this is encoded by the coding sequence ATGATTTCAGTAAACGATTTTAAAACAGGTCTTACAATCGAATTAGATGGTGGCTTATGGAAAGTTATCGACTTCCAACATGTTAAGCCAGGTAAAGGAGCAGCTTTTGTACGCTCTAAACTAAAAAATCTACGTTCTGGTGCCGTACAGGAAAAAACATTCCGTGCCGGTGAAAAAGTTGGCCGTGCGCACATTGAGAACCGTAAAATGCAATACCTATATGCAACACCTGATTCTTATGTATTCATGGATACAGATAACTATGAACAAGTTGAGTTGCAAGCAGTCCAAATCGAAGACGAACTAAACTACCTATTGGAAAATATGGAAGTTCATTTGATTATGTACGGAGATGAAACATTAGGTGTTTCACTACCAAATACAGTAACATTACTTGTAGAAGAAACAGAACCAGGTATCAAAGGAGATACTGCTTCAGGTGGCTCTAAGCCAGCTAAGATGGAAACAGGATTGATGGTTAACGTACCGTTCTTCGTTAATGCAGGTGATAAACTAGTTATTAATACAGAAGATGGTTCATACGTATCACGTGGTCAATAA
- a CDS encoding ComGF family competence protein has protein sequence MLVGATFRVLLKTEEYLGKSKNNIEWHIFLNQTEHDVLNKKLKNVYPYEIILEEAGSLDTITYAQHGSKIRWQRNRAGYVPVLNRVKQVKFQNQPTGLLIDVTFTNEQNLKGLIPLAK, from the coding sequence ATGCTCGTAGGAGCAACGTTCCGAGTGTTACTGAAAACAGAAGAATACCTCGGTAAAAGTAAAAACAATATCGAATGGCATATTTTTTTGAACCAGACCGAACATGATGTCTTAAATAAAAAGTTAAAGAACGTATATCCCTACGAAATTATACTCGAAGAAGCAGGAAGTCTGGATACGATTACCTATGCGCAGCATGGCTCAAAGATAAGATGGCAACGCAATAGAGCCGGATATGTGCCTGTTTTAAATCGGGTGAAGCAAGTAAAGTTTCAGAATCAACCGACCGGATTATTAATAGATGTCACCTTTACAAATGAGCAGAATTTGAAAGGATTGATTCCACTTGCTAAATAA
- the folD gene encoding bifunctional methylenetetrahydrofolate dehydrogenase/methenyltetrahydrofolate cyclohydrolase FolD produces the protein METQLLEGKKLAEKMQSEMKVRVNSLLEKGKIPGLTVLLVGEDKASQVYVRNKERQATKVGIKSEIIRLPETISEAALIEQVEQLNEDASVHGILVQLPLPKHINEQEVLRKIDYSKDVDGFHPMNMGNFLLGNASALPCTPYGIMELLKAYDISLEGKNALVIGRSNIVGKPMALMLMEKNATITIAHSKTKNLKELAQQADVLVAAIGRGHMITGEFIKPGAVVIDVGMNRDEAGKLIGDVDTASVMGIASYVTPVPGGVGPMTITMLLDQTIKKVEAE, from the coding sequence ATGGAGACACAATTATTAGAAGGAAAAAAATTAGCTGAAAAAATGCAATCAGAAATGAAAGTGCGCGTTAATTCTTTGCTTGAAAAAGGAAAGATTCCTGGGTTAACCGTTCTTTTAGTTGGAGAAGATAAAGCAAGTCAGGTATATGTGCGCAATAAAGAAAGACAAGCTACTAAAGTCGGTATAAAATCTGAAATCATCCGTTTACCAGAAACGATTAGCGAAGCGGCATTGATAGAGCAGGTCGAACAGCTAAATGAAGATGCATCCGTACATGGTATTTTAGTACAATTACCACTTCCTAAACATATTAATGAACAGGAAGTTTTAAGGAAAATTGATTATTCCAAAGACGTAGATGGGTTCCATCCTATGAACATGGGAAATTTTTTGTTGGGAAATGCGAGTGCTTTACCATGCACTCCTTACGGCATTATGGAATTATTGAAAGCCTATGATATCTCTCTAGAAGGTAAAAATGCCTTAGTCATTGGTCGAAGTAATATTGTTGGGAAACCAATGGCACTCATGTTGATGGAAAAGAATGCGACGATAACGATTGCCCATTCTAAAACTAAAAATCTTAAAGAGTTGGCACAACAAGCGGATGTTCTTGTTGCAGCCATCGGCAGAGGCCATATGATTACCGGCGAATTTATTAAGCCTGGTGCTGTTGTGATTGATGTCGGAATGAACCGTGATGAAGCAGGGAAACTTATTGGTGATGTAGATACTGCGTCAGTGATGGGGATTGCAAGTTATGTAACGCCTGTACCAGGCGGTGTAGGTCCGATGACGATTACCATGTTATTAGACCAAACAATTAAAAAAGTAGAAGCAGAGTGA
- a CDS encoding polyprenyl synthetase family protein: MEKILNDYMQDFETYMETCVDRYADDSATLKEAIAYSLSTGGKRFRPLLLMAVVQFGKGEMAQAFSSAAALEWIHTYSLIHDDLPAMDDDNFRRGKPTTHKQFNEAIAILAGDSMLTTAFGLILDDENLPINKRVQLAKNLSFAAGPKGMVSGQMADIEGESKELTLLELQRIHQQKTGALIEYAVSAGSLIADIPVNASTSLMNYAKHLGLAYQIHNDLKDVVYDSDQSGKAAGKDAELEKNTYPSILGLNKAIQQLEDVIKAAEAEINELSVFVESSAFDMSSLEILKELLDYVRIETGA, translated from the coding sequence ATGGAAAAAATATTAAACGATTATATGCAAGATTTTGAAACATATATGGAAACATGCGTGGATCGTTACGCTGATGATTCTGCAACTTTAAAAGAAGCGATTGCTTATTCTCTATCAACAGGTGGAAAGAGATTCCGTCCGCTATTATTAATGGCAGTGGTGCAATTCGGTAAAGGCGAAATGGCTCAGGCATTTTCTTCAGCCGCAGCGCTTGAATGGATTCATACGTATTCTTTGATCCATGATGACTTACCAGCCATGGACGATGATAATTTTAGACGTGGTAAACCGACTACTCATAAACAGTTTAATGAAGCAATTGCCATTTTAGCGGGGGACAGCATGCTGACAACAGCATTTGGACTTATCCTGGATGATGAAAATCTTCCTATTAATAAACGTGTACAACTGGCAAAAAACTTATCTTTTGCAGCTGGACCTAAAGGGATGGTTTCCGGACAGATGGCTGATATTGAAGGGGAAAGTAAAGAATTAACCCTTTTGGAATTGCAACGTATTCATCAGCAAAAGACTGGAGCTTTAATTGAGTATGCTGTATCAGCAGGTAGTCTGATTGCGGATATTCCGGTTAATGCTTCAACTTCTTTAATGAATTATGCGAAGCATCTCGGTTTAGCTTATCAAATTCATAACGACTTAAAAGACGTTGTATATGATTCTGACCAATCAGGTAAAGCAGCCGGGAAAGATGCCGAACTTGAAAAAAATACATATCCTTCAATATTAGGATTAAACAAAGCTATTCAACAACTCGAAGATGTCATTAAAGCAGCTGAAGCTGAAATCAATGAACTATCAGTTTTTGTGGAATCAAGTGCTTTTGATATGTCGAGCTTAGAAATATTAAAAGAATTACTTGACTACGTGCGAATAGAAACGGGAGCTTAA
- a CDS encoding M24 family metallopeptidase has protein sequence MISERRKEVTTLNRLSKLQAVLIEEELDAILVTSPYNLRYVSNFTGTAGLALVTQEKAFFITDFRYTKQAADQAKGFEVLRHVGPIFKEVARLVDELKITTLGFEDAYVSFRSYDELEALVASDLVPASGIIEELREVKDAEEIATIKAACAISDAAFTYILDHIKPGVKEIDIANKLDFFMREKGATGVSFETIVASGYRSAMPHGVASEKVIEQGDFVTLDFGCYYKGYVSDMTRTVSVGEPDPKLKEIYAIVLEAQLRVNAAVKAGMTGIEVDSVARDYITEKGYGENFGHSNGHGIGLEIHEGPNTSQKAPKTLVPNNVITNEPGIYIEGLGGVRIEDDLLITENGNEILTFSPKELIIL, from the coding sequence ATGATTTCTGAAAGACGAAAGGAAGTTACTACTTTGAACAGATTATCAAAACTACAAGCCGTATTAATTGAAGAAGAATTGGATGCAATCCTTGTAACAAGTCCCTATAACCTTCGCTATGTTTCTAATTTCACTGGAACAGCTGGTTTGGCTTTGGTTACGCAAGAAAAAGCATTTTTTATCACTGATTTCCGTTATACGAAGCAGGCAGCAGATCAAGCAAAAGGATTTGAAGTGCTTCGTCATGTGGGACCAATCTTCAAAGAAGTTGCAAGATTGGTAGACGAACTTAAGATTACAACATTGGGCTTTGAAGATGCTTATGTATCTTTCAGAAGCTATGATGAATTAGAAGCATTGGTAGCAAGTGATTTAGTTCCAGCATCAGGAATCATTGAAGAATTACGTGAAGTAAAAGATGCAGAGGAAATAGCTACGATTAAGGCCGCATGTGCGATTTCTGACGCAGCATTCACGTATATCTTGGATCATATTAAACCAGGCGTAAAAGAAATCGATATTGCAAATAAGCTGGACTTCTTTATGCGTGAAAAAGGAGCAACAGGTGTTTCTTTTGAGACTATTGTTGCGAGTGGTTACCGTTCCGCAATGCCACACGGCGTAGCAAGTGAAAAAGTGATTGAACAAGGCGATTTTGTAACACTTGATTTTGGTTGCTACTATAAAGGTTATGTCAGCGATATGACACGTACTGTTTCAGTGGGTGAACCGGATCCTAAGTTGAAAGAAATATATGCGATTGTTCTGGAAGCGCAATTGCGGGTAAATGCCGCAGTGAAAGCAGGTATGACTGGGATTGAAGTCGATAGCGTTGCTCGTGACTACATCACTGAAAAAGGTTATGGCGAAAACTTTGGACATTCTAATGGACATGGTATTGGTCTTGAAATTCATGAAGGACCAAATACGTCACAGAAAGCACCTAAAACGTTGGTTCCTAACAATGTGATTACAAATGAGCCCGGTATTTATATCGAAGGTCTTGGCGGCGTTCGTATCGAGGATGACTTATTAATCACTGAAAATGGAAACGAAATATTAACCTTTTCACCAAAAGAACTAATAATTCTATAA
- a CDS encoding exodeoxyribonuclease VII small subunit: MTDKELENLSFEEAMAKLETIVTKLESGDVPLESALTNFQEGMLLSKYCQDTLNNAERTLTKMISPDGTVQDFEETK, encoded by the coding sequence ATGACTGACAAAGAATTAGAAAATTTATCTTTTGAAGAAGCAATGGCTAAATTAGAAACAATCGTAACAAAGCTTGAATCCGGAGATGTACCGTTGGAGAGCGCCTTAACAAACTTCCAAGAAGGAATGCTTCTAAGTAAATATTGCCAAGATACCTTAAATAATGCAGAACGTACACTGACGAAGATGATTTCTCCTGATGGCACAGTCCAAGATTTTGAAGAAACCAAATAA
- the xseA gene encoding exodeoxyribonuclease VII large subunit — protein MSTQQYLTVTALTKYIKRKFDADPYLERVFLTGEISNYRKRPNHQYFSLKDDNSVISAVMYRGEFNRLKFNLEEGMKVLIVGRVNVYEPSGSYNIVVEHMEPDGVGALYQAYTELKERLAKEGLFSLPKKALPAYPKKIAIVTSPSGAVIKDIITTVKRRYPIVQLVLYPTVVQGKDSVRSIVTNLKRINKEEDYDLVIIGRGGGSIEDLWSFNEEAVIRQLVAMTIPVISSVGHETDTTLSDLVADVRAATPTAAAELSVPVMTEVLLTIQKEQQRLYQATRNKVIVKNEKLNRLMHSYVFRQPQRLYEAHLVRIDHLNTNLQSVMTKMMEKQKSQHQRLNLQLQNVNPLSEVQLLSKMWKTHDDDLHDAMTRYMEHKKQTLTQNMLSLDMLSPLKIMSRGYAYVRTDAGIIKSINEVKVDETVTIHLLDGQVDATITDIKENKND, from the coding sequence GTGAGCACCCAACAATATTTAACAGTAACAGCTTTAACAAAGTATATTAAACGTAAATTTGATGCCGATCCTTATTTGGAACGTGTTTTCTTAACCGGTGAAATATCGAACTATCGCAAAAGACCGAACCATCAATATTTCAGCTTGAAAGATGACAATTCGGTCATTTCAGCTGTTATGTACCGTGGGGAGTTTAATCGCCTTAAGTTCAATCTAGAAGAAGGTATGAAAGTACTGATTGTTGGACGTGTGAATGTATACGAACCAAGTGGGAGCTATAATATCGTCGTCGAACATATGGAACCAGATGGCGTAGGTGCTTTGTATCAAGCCTATACGGAACTTAAAGAGCGATTAGCCAAAGAAGGACTCTTTAGTCTGCCGAAAAAAGCATTGCCAGCCTATCCTAAAAAAATCGCGATTGTCACAAGCCCGAGTGGTGCAGTCATTAAAGACATCATTACCACTGTAAAAAGACGTTATCCGATTGTGCAGTTAGTACTGTACCCAACTGTCGTACAAGGAAAAGACTCGGTTAGGAGTATTGTTACCAATCTAAAGCGTATCAACAAGGAAGAAGACTATGATTTAGTTATTATTGGTCGGGGTGGTGGCTCCATTGAAGACTTGTGGTCATTCAATGAAGAAGCAGTCATTCGCCAATTGGTCGCAATGACGATTCCAGTTATCTCTTCGGTAGGCCACGAAACAGATACGACGCTATCAGATCTTGTAGCGGATGTTCGTGCTGCTACCCCAACCGCAGCAGCAGAACTTTCGGTTCCAGTTATGACAGAAGTTCTTTTAACCATTCAAAAAGAACAACAACGTCTATACCAGGCGACTCGTAATAAAGTGATTGTAAAAAATGAGAAATTGAACCGTCTCATGCACTCTTACGTATTTAGACAACCGCAACGCTTATACGAGGCACATTTAGTGCGTATCGATCATTTAAATACGAATCTACAGAGTGTCATGACAAAAATGATGGAAAAACAAAAAAGTCAGCACCAACGCTTAAATCTCCAACTGCAAAATGTGAATCCTCTATCTGAAGTGCAACTATTAAGTAAGATGTGGAAAACGCATGATGATGACTTACACGATGCAATGACACGCTACATGGAGCATAAGAAGCAAACGTTGACACAAAACATGCTCTCATTAGATATGTTGAGTCCTCTCAAGATTATGAGTCGAGGGTATGCGTATGTGCGGACTGACGCGGGTATAATAAAATCAATCAATGAAGTTAAAGTAGACGAAACAGTCACAATCCATTTATTGGATGGACAAGTAGATGCTACTATCACGGATATCAAGGAGAATAAAAATGACTGA
- a CDS encoding prepilin-type N-terminal cleavage/methylation domain-containing protein has protein sequence MKQAGFTLFESIVVLLITSIIMLVSTQVQTVQTANYELRYFMKELTSEIEQAQNTAVITGKSFVVERKIKDQRISYSFTQEGKPPSVVQQPASVTGPLINSFWIKGYSGYIQPDTLIFYNENIRMRLSFQFGWGRFELEETKK, from the coding sequence ATGAAACAAGCGGGCTTCACATTATTTGAAAGTATAGTTGTTTTACTTATTACTTCGATTATTATGCTTGTCTCAACACAGGTTCAAACGGTTCAAACAGCGAATTACGAATTGCGTTATTTCATGAAAGAACTAACAAGTGAAATTGAACAGGCACAAAATACTGCTGTTATTACAGGTAAAAGTTTTGTAGTAGAGCGAAAAATTAAAGACCAACGTATCAGTTATTCTTTCACACAGGAGGGGAAGCCACCGTCAGTTGTTCAACAGCCTGCATCGGTTACCGGACCTTTAATCAATAGCTTCTGGATTAAAGGTTACAGTGGTTATATACAGCCGGATACGCTCATATTTTATAATGAGAATATCCGCATGCGGCTGTCCTTTCAGTTTGGGTGGGGGAGGTTTGAACTTGAAGAAACAAAGAAATAA
- a CDS encoding Asp23/Gls24 family envelope stress response protein has protein sequence MEEVNIPLEDKHVGQGAIEIAPEVLEIISGITVNEIDGVYGMQGSFKSGVNELLGRSSHNKGIYLNSTDNGLSIDVYCYLKYGASVPKVALEMQTKIKEQILFMSDLEINHINVHVVGLVTPREVEKHRASLAKGMEDQA, from the coding sequence GTGGAAGAAGTAAATATTCCTTTGGAAGACAAACATGTAGGCCAAGGTGCTATTGAGATTGCTCCAGAAGTATTGGAAATCATCTCAGGTATTACAGTGAATGAAATCGACGGTGTCTATGGGATGCAAGGCTCATTCAAAAGTGGAGTGAACGAACTATTGGGACGTTCTTCTCACAACAAAGGCATTTACTTAAACAGTACGGACAACGGCTTATCTATAGATGTCTATTGCTACCTTAAATATGGTGCTTCTGTACCGAAAGTAGCACTTGAAATGCAAACAAAAATCAAAGAGCAAATTCTTTTTATGAGTGATTTAGAAATCAATCATATTAATGTACATGTTGTAGGCCTTGTTACTCCTAGGGAAGTTGAAAAACATAGAGCTTCTCTAGCTAAAGGAATGGAGGACCAAGCGTGA
- a CDS encoding TlyA family RNA methyltransferase → MEKERIDLLVVQQGLTDSREKAKRMVMAGQVYDQNNLRYDKPGEKISIETQLHIKGETLKYVSRGGLKLEKALKVFNISVEGENVLDIGSSTGGFTDVALQNGAAHCYALDVGTNQLDWKIRNNDKVTTMEQTNFRYTKLEDFKMGQPTFACMDVSFISLKLILPALKNILKEGGSAVSLIKPQFEAGKDKVGKKGIVSDPQVHEDVLDDILHFANQNGFDVCHLDFSPITGGTGNIEFLAHLVSTEAGALGVTAEDIAIRSVIQEANEQLKNKTITLH, encoded by the coding sequence ATGGAAAAGGAACGAATTGATTTACTTGTTGTCCAACAAGGACTGACTGATTCTCGAGAAAAAGCAAAACGCATGGTTATGGCAGGTCAGGTATATGACCAGAATAACTTGCGTTATGACAAACCGGGAGAAAAAATTTCAATTGAAACGCAACTCCATATTAAAGGTGAAACACTAAAATATGTCAGTCGCGGTGGATTAAAATTAGAAAAAGCGTTAAAAGTGTTTAACATTTCGGTAGAGGGAGAAAATGTTTTAGACATCGGCTCCTCTACGGGTGGATTTACTGACGTTGCCTTACAAAACGGTGCTGCGCACTGTTATGCATTAGACGTTGGAACGAACCAACTGGATTGGAAAATCAGAAATAACGATAAAGTTACGACAATGGAACAAACCAACTTTAGATACACGAAACTCGAAGACTTCAAGATGGGTCAGCCAACATTTGCTTGTATGGATGTTTCGTTTATTTCATTGAAGTTAATCTTACCTGCCTTAAAGAACATACTTAAAGAGGGCGGTTCTGCTGTCTCATTAATTAAGCCACAGTTCGAAGCTGGCAAAGATAAAGTAGGTAAAAAAGGAATTGTATCGGATCCACAGGTTCATGAGGACGTATTAGATGATATTCTCCATTTTGCGAATCAGAACGGATTTGATGTATGTCACTTAGACTTTTCACCCATTACAGGCGGAACGGGAAATATTGAATTCTTGGCTCACCTCGTTTCAACCGAGGCAGGTGCTTTAGGCGTAACAGCAGAAGATATTGCTATTCGCTCCGTGATTCAAGAAGCAAATGAACAGCTAAAAAATAAAACGATTACCCTTCATTGA
- the nusB gene encoding transcription antitermination factor NusB yields the protein MTFPLLNRHQIREKALQAIFQIRSNQELERDEAIAMALLSDIEEDVDAGSIPTYPYLEQLVDGVLDNEVAINERIQPFLKKWTMNRLAKADVIILQIATYEIAFSEKSDVPQTVALNEAIELAKAYCDDSSRKFINAVLSNLLKEIQNP from the coding sequence GTGACCTTTCCTTTATTAAATAGGCATCAAATTAGAGAAAAGGCATTGCAAGCTATTTTCCAAATCCGATCAAATCAAGAACTAGAACGTGATGAGGCAATCGCTATGGCATTGCTGAGTGATATAGAAGAAGATGTTGACGCTGGTTCAATTCCAACATACCCTTACCTAGAACAATTGGTAGACGGAGTGTTAGATAATGAAGTTGCCATTAACGAAAGAATTCAACCATTCTTAAAAAAATGGACAATGAACCGTTTAGCAAAAGCAGATGTCATTATTCTTCAAATCGCAACTTATGAAATAGCTTTTTCAGAAAAATCAGATGTGCCGCAAACAGTAGCACTGAATGAAGCAATTGAATTAGCTAAAGCTTACTGCGACGATAGTTCGCGTAAATTCATCAATGCGGTTCTTTCGAATCTACTTAAAGAAATTCAAAACCCTTAA